Proteins from a genomic interval of Macrobrachium nipponense isolate FS-2020 chromosome 28, ASM1510439v2, whole genome shotgun sequence:
- the LOC135201438 gene encoding mucin-2-like isoform X3, with protein sequence MKARGMTTTTRPTMAPFSVGLRCDGASPPSLRLMLVMTMFLAVIFYPQGMVAQGVDRVGAGGLTANARSLSTGLLNAFVSATQLEGSPSQAAESQTPATVPPTRFRFEKPKSRTSSRITYIPQDRVERRRKPLLPFPGASFTSATTSQPKITAPAKAEATSNFRFTTPTPTNSKPSIDNTFSDGNYDDYYYYDYYYDDYDNETNGQDKALSNLGPLDPPTHFTRSTEPSTRATEAGTQRPFRFSAGDQTTRRPTLPSRRDRPTPSSGSGSSGRYSLSELIANLKDQVQSDPEPPLTNSLSNTSNNDRDARVFFETTPTKTVNTNKEVTDNDFEVRVTNSTESSVVVASVQTSHSVSVSEGFGPTTKLPPFAAFTTTTPQTTTVESLETTTRRSLSDIHETVDASPALISGTSSPNPPRQHKRLEDLFPNFNDDFTNPEKDEKLGLLVTTTSEVPPKPRVETLFNIEINTKNQTVTATDVKLDSLFDDTASVNIADFLPSGYNETEDIKDETTTTSSTSTSTTTTTTPTTTSLSSSTSTVPKLETENLFESSLSSDISSFVPQDYKPTEESLVEPPEASEDESAATSSSSTTTSTSTTTTTTTTTATTTTTASTTEASASETPKDSVLDSIPLVDVSSFLPPGFKPSEDTEPSEEPTVDTSVSSVEPVGPPVPEKNLPIVKTVDISAFLPPGYKPSPDPPAETTTKKVPVIQTVDLSAFLPPGYNLTEVPSEGTTKETSDVPLVDVSDFLPPGYKPSEEPSVDTTTVKIPVVKTLDVSDFLPPGYNPDKVPDDGEASSSSTTSTTTEATTTTTDSAPKGIVFPRRPGGRPSYLTTPKSSPQTPSGPAPLKPTFKNIWDSVRSTTEFTGWKITTEAAPVRPAPKNGGSGDSTTTSTTTSTTTTTTTTTTTTTASPRSTTPGVCGPKCRLTATLRIIDGTEWRPELANRDTIEWQELANTVTIELDSLYRRSELGPYYDRVEIDSFNPGSVLVDYILHLTDLAEAVDTSDLKDILNKEMADNENFFLGNYTLDPKSTDFIVMQEKQQIKENTDSGYLIPQWLIAVIVIGLASLLFILIFGITVLVNRARVKKRHDVPLTAEMLNELNKAHHMGGVDNYAMDGLYDMEDIWNEKVDRRAMKPPSSKGRGYNPNYNINIYDSWRTDWSGPYGSSATYAKRRPDTNF encoded by the exons GTATGGTGGCTCAGGGGGTAGACCGTGTTGGTGCTGGTGGGTTAACAG CTAATGCTCGATCACTGAGTACAGGCCTGCTAAATGCTTTTGTGAGTGCCACCCAGTTAGAAGGCTCACCATCCCAAGCTGCTGAATCGCAAACACCAGCAACAGTACCACCTACAAGATTTAGATTTGAAAAACCTAAGAGCCGAACTTCCTCACGCATCACTTATATTCCACAG GATCGAGTGGAGCGTCGTAGAAAGCCACTGTTACCCTTCCCTGGTGCTTCTTTTACCTCTGCAACAACTTCACAACCAAAAATTACTGCTCCTGCAAAAGCAGAAGCCACTTCAAACTTCCGATTCACGACACCAACACCTACAAATTCTAAACCATCAATAGACAATACATTTTCTGATGGTAATTATGATGATTACTATTACTATGATTACTACTATGATGACTACGATAATGAAACAAATGGTCAGGATAAAGCCCTTAGTAATCTTGGACCTTTGGATCCCCCAACTCATTTTACCCGCTCAACAGAACCTAGTACTCGAGCCACTGAGGCTGGCACACAGAGGCCCTTCAGATTTTCTGCAGGGGACCAAACCACCAGACGGCCCACTTTACCAAGTAGGAGAGATCGCCCTACCCCAAGTAGTGGCTCTGGCTCTTCTGGTCGTTACTCATTATCTGAACTTATAGCTAATTTGAAAGATCAAGTTCAGTCAGATCCAGAACCCCCACTTACCAACAGCTTGTCAAATACCAGTAATAATGATCGGGATGCTCGTGTCTTCTTTGAAACTACACCAACTAAGACTGTTAACACCAATAAAGAGGTTACCGATAATGATTTTGAGGTACGTGTCACGAATTCAACAGAAAGTTCTGTAGTAGTTGCCTCTGTTCAAACTTCTCACAGTGTAAGTGTTAGTGAAGGTTTTGGTCCAACAACTAAGCTGCCTCCTTTTGCTGCATTTACAACTACAACACCACAAACTACTACAGTGGAATCCCTAGAAACCACAACCCGACGTTCATTGTCTGATATCCATGAAACTGTGGATGCATCCCCAGCACTAATTAGTGGCACTTCATCACCTAACCCTCCAAGGCAACACAAGCGTTTGGAAGATCTTTTCCCTAACTTTAACGATGACTTCACAAACCCAGAAAAAGATGAGAAACTTGGCTTACTTGTAACAACAACAAGTGAAGTTCCACCAAAGCCTCGTGTAGAAACTCTTTTCAATATTGAAATTAATACGAAAAATCAAACTGTAACAGCTACTGATGTGAAATTagatagcctgtttgatgatacCGCCTCAGTTAATATTGCAGATTTCCTTCCATCTGGCTACAATGAGACAGAAGATATTAAAGATGAAACAACAACTACATCATCTACAAGTACTTCTACAACTACCACTACCACCCCTACCACTACATCATTATCATCTTCAACCTCAACAGTTCCAAAATTAGAAACTGAGAATCTGTTTGAAAGTTCTCTTAGTTCTGATATATCCTCATTCGTTCCTCAAGACTATAAACCAACTGAAGAATCACTTGTGGAGCCTCCTGAAGCTAGTGAGGATGAATCTGCTGCAACATCATCATCGTCAACAACAACAAGTACTTCTACAACTACCACTACCACAACAACTACTGCTACTACCACCACAACTGCCTCTACTACTGAAGCATCTGCATCAGAAACCCCCAAAGATAGCGTACTAGATTCCATACCTCTTGTTGACGTATCATCTTTCTTGCCTCCAGGTTTTAAACCTTCTGAAGACACTGAACCTTCAGAAGAGCCCACAGTGGATACTTCTGTCTCCTCTGTGGAACCGGTTGGTCCTCCAGTTCCAGAGAAGAATCTGCCAATTGTGAAAACAGTTGACATTTCAGCTTTCCTACCACCTGGATATAAACCTTCACCAGATCCTCCTGCAGAGACCACCACTAAGAAGGTTCCTGTCATACAGACTGTAGACCTATCTGCATTCTTGCCCCCTGGGTACAATCTAACTGAAGTACCTTCTGAAGGAACTACAAAAGAGACTTCTGATGTTCCATTAGTTGATGTTTCAGATTTCCTTCCTCCAGGTTATAAGCCATCTGAGGAGCCTTCTGTTGATACAACAACTGTAAAAATCCCTGTTGTTAAAACATTAGATGTGTCAGACTTTCTTCCACCTGGTTATAATCCTGACAAAGTGCCTGATGATGGAGAAGCATCATCGTCATCTACCACATCGACTACAACTGaggcaacaaccacaacaacagacAGTGCACCAAAGGGTATCGTTTTTCCACGAAGACCAGGTGGCCGACCTTCGTATTTAACAACGCCCAAATCTTCTCCACAAACACCTTCTGGACCTGCACCATTAAAACCCACTTTCAAGAACATCTGGGATTC TGTTCGATCAACAACAGAGTTTACAGGCTGGAAAATAACTACAGAAGCTGCACCAGTTAGACCAGCTCCAAAGAATGGAGGAAGTGGGGATTCGACAACTACATCAACAACTACTTctaccaccaccacaaccactacaacaaccaccaCTACAACTGCAAGTCCCAGGTCCACTACACCAG gtgtttgTGGACCCAAGTGTCGCTTAACAGCAACACTTAGAATTATTGATGGCACAGAGTGGCGTCCAGAGTTGGCCAACAGAGATACAATTGAATGGCAGGAGTTAGCTAATACAGTGACAATAGAG cTCGATTCACTGTATCGTCGCAGCGAACTTGGACCCTACTATGATCGGGTTGAAATTGATTCTTTTAACCCAGGATCTGTGTTAGTGGATTACATTCTCCATCTTACTGATTTGGCAGAAGCTGTAGATACTTCAGACTTGAAGGATATACTTAATAAAGAAATGGCTGATAACGAAAACTTTTTCCTTGGAAATTATACTCTTGATCCTAAATCAACAGATTTCATTG TTatgcaagaaaaacaacaaataaaggaGAATACTGACAGTGGATACCTCATCCCTCAGTGGTTAATTGCAGTCATTGTCATTGGACTGGCATCTCTTCTATTCATATTGATATTTGGAATCACTGTG CTTGTAAACCGTGCACGTGTGAAGAAGAGGCATGATGTTCCCTTGACTGCTGAAATGCTCAATGAATTGAATAAAGCTCATCATATGGGTGGTGTTGATAACTATGCCATGGATGGTCTTTACGACATGGAAGATATTTGGAATGAAAAGGTTGACAGAAGAGCAATGAAG
- the LOC135201438 gene encoding mucin-2-like isoform X1 — protein sequence MKARGMTTTTRPTMAPFSVGLRCDGASPPSLRLMLVMTMFLAVIFYPQGMVAQGVDRVGAGGLTANARSLSTGLLNAFVSATQLEGSPSQAAESQTPATVPPTRFRFEKPKSRTSSRITYIPQDRVERRRKPLLPFPGASFTSATTSQPKITAPAKAEATSNFRFTTPTPTNSKPSIDNTFSDGNYDDYYYYDYYYDDYDNETNGQDKALSNLGPLDPPTHFTRSTEPSTRATEAGTQRPFRFSAGDQTTRRPTLPSRRDRPTPSSGSGSSGRYSLSELIANLKDQVQSDPEPPLTNSLSNTSNNDRDARVFFETTPTKTVNTNKEVTDNDFEVRVTNSTESSVVVASVQTSHSVSVSEGFGPTTKLPPFAAFTTTTPQTTTVESLETTTRRSLSDIHETVDASPALISGTSSPNPPRQHKRLEDLFPNFNDDFTNPEKDEKLGLLVTTTSEVPPKPRVETLFNIEINTKNQTVTATDVKLDSLFDDTASVNIADFLPSGYNETEDIKDETTTTSSTSTSTTTTTTPTTTSLSSSTSTVPKLETENLFESSLSSDISSFVPQDYKPTEESLVEPPEASEDESAATSSSSTTTSTSTTTTTTTTTATTTTTASTTEASASETPKDSVLDSIPLVDVSSFLPPGFKPSEDTEPSEEPTVDTSVSSVEPVGPPVPEKNLPIVKTVDISAFLPPGYKPSPDPPAETTTKKVPVIQTVDLSAFLPPGYNLTEVPSEGTTKETSDVPLVDVSDFLPPGYKPSEEPSVDTTTVKIPVVKTLDVSDFLPPGYNPDKVPDDGEASSSSTTSTTTEATTTTTDSAPKGIVFPRRPGGRPSYLTTPKSSPQTPSGPAPLKPTFKNIWDSVRSTTEFTGWKITTEAAPVRPAPKNGGSGDSTTTSTTTSTTTTTTTTTTTTTASPRSTTPGVCGPKCRLTATLRIIDGTEWRPELANRDTIEWQELANTVTIELDSLYRRSELGPYYDRVEIDSFNPGSVLVDYILHLTDLAEAVDTSDLKDILNKEMADNENFFLGNYTLDPKSTDFIVMQEKQQIKENTDSGYLIPQWLIAVIVIGLASLLFILIFGITVYVNRTCTTVKPANIPLTEDILNECDLVNRARVKKRHDVPLTAEMLNELNKAHHMGGVDNYAMDGLYDMEDIWNEKVDRRAMKPPSSKGRGYNPNYNINIYDSWRTDWSGPYGSSATYAKRRPDTNF from the exons GTATGGTGGCTCAGGGGGTAGACCGTGTTGGTGCTGGTGGGTTAACAG CTAATGCTCGATCACTGAGTACAGGCCTGCTAAATGCTTTTGTGAGTGCCACCCAGTTAGAAGGCTCACCATCCCAAGCTGCTGAATCGCAAACACCAGCAACAGTACCACCTACAAGATTTAGATTTGAAAAACCTAAGAGCCGAACTTCCTCACGCATCACTTATATTCCACAG GATCGAGTGGAGCGTCGTAGAAAGCCACTGTTACCCTTCCCTGGTGCTTCTTTTACCTCTGCAACAACTTCACAACCAAAAATTACTGCTCCTGCAAAAGCAGAAGCCACTTCAAACTTCCGATTCACGACACCAACACCTACAAATTCTAAACCATCAATAGACAATACATTTTCTGATGGTAATTATGATGATTACTATTACTATGATTACTACTATGATGACTACGATAATGAAACAAATGGTCAGGATAAAGCCCTTAGTAATCTTGGACCTTTGGATCCCCCAACTCATTTTACCCGCTCAACAGAACCTAGTACTCGAGCCACTGAGGCTGGCACACAGAGGCCCTTCAGATTTTCTGCAGGGGACCAAACCACCAGACGGCCCACTTTACCAAGTAGGAGAGATCGCCCTACCCCAAGTAGTGGCTCTGGCTCTTCTGGTCGTTACTCATTATCTGAACTTATAGCTAATTTGAAAGATCAAGTTCAGTCAGATCCAGAACCCCCACTTACCAACAGCTTGTCAAATACCAGTAATAATGATCGGGATGCTCGTGTCTTCTTTGAAACTACACCAACTAAGACTGTTAACACCAATAAAGAGGTTACCGATAATGATTTTGAGGTACGTGTCACGAATTCAACAGAAAGTTCTGTAGTAGTTGCCTCTGTTCAAACTTCTCACAGTGTAAGTGTTAGTGAAGGTTTTGGTCCAACAACTAAGCTGCCTCCTTTTGCTGCATTTACAACTACAACACCACAAACTACTACAGTGGAATCCCTAGAAACCACAACCCGACGTTCATTGTCTGATATCCATGAAACTGTGGATGCATCCCCAGCACTAATTAGTGGCACTTCATCACCTAACCCTCCAAGGCAACACAAGCGTTTGGAAGATCTTTTCCCTAACTTTAACGATGACTTCACAAACCCAGAAAAAGATGAGAAACTTGGCTTACTTGTAACAACAACAAGTGAAGTTCCACCAAAGCCTCGTGTAGAAACTCTTTTCAATATTGAAATTAATACGAAAAATCAAACTGTAACAGCTACTGATGTGAAATTagatagcctgtttgatgatacCGCCTCAGTTAATATTGCAGATTTCCTTCCATCTGGCTACAATGAGACAGAAGATATTAAAGATGAAACAACAACTACATCATCTACAAGTACTTCTACAACTACCACTACCACCCCTACCACTACATCATTATCATCTTCAACCTCAACAGTTCCAAAATTAGAAACTGAGAATCTGTTTGAAAGTTCTCTTAGTTCTGATATATCCTCATTCGTTCCTCAAGACTATAAACCAACTGAAGAATCACTTGTGGAGCCTCCTGAAGCTAGTGAGGATGAATCTGCTGCAACATCATCATCGTCAACAACAACAAGTACTTCTACAACTACCACTACCACAACAACTACTGCTACTACCACCACAACTGCCTCTACTACTGAAGCATCTGCATCAGAAACCCCCAAAGATAGCGTACTAGATTCCATACCTCTTGTTGACGTATCATCTTTCTTGCCTCCAGGTTTTAAACCTTCTGAAGACACTGAACCTTCAGAAGAGCCCACAGTGGATACTTCTGTCTCCTCTGTGGAACCGGTTGGTCCTCCAGTTCCAGAGAAGAATCTGCCAATTGTGAAAACAGTTGACATTTCAGCTTTCCTACCACCTGGATATAAACCTTCACCAGATCCTCCTGCAGAGACCACCACTAAGAAGGTTCCTGTCATACAGACTGTAGACCTATCTGCATTCTTGCCCCCTGGGTACAATCTAACTGAAGTACCTTCTGAAGGAACTACAAAAGAGACTTCTGATGTTCCATTAGTTGATGTTTCAGATTTCCTTCCTCCAGGTTATAAGCCATCTGAGGAGCCTTCTGTTGATACAACAACTGTAAAAATCCCTGTTGTTAAAACATTAGATGTGTCAGACTTTCTTCCACCTGGTTATAATCCTGACAAAGTGCCTGATGATGGAGAAGCATCATCGTCATCTACCACATCGACTACAACTGaggcaacaaccacaacaacagacAGTGCACCAAAGGGTATCGTTTTTCCACGAAGACCAGGTGGCCGACCTTCGTATTTAACAACGCCCAAATCTTCTCCACAAACACCTTCTGGACCTGCACCATTAAAACCCACTTTCAAGAACATCTGGGATTC TGTTCGATCAACAACAGAGTTTACAGGCTGGAAAATAACTACAGAAGCTGCACCAGTTAGACCAGCTCCAAAGAATGGAGGAAGTGGGGATTCGACAACTACATCAACAACTACTTctaccaccaccacaaccactacaacaaccaccaCTACAACTGCAAGTCCCAGGTCCACTACACCAG gtgtttgTGGACCCAAGTGTCGCTTAACAGCAACACTTAGAATTATTGATGGCACAGAGTGGCGTCCAGAGTTGGCCAACAGAGATACAATTGAATGGCAGGAGTTAGCTAATACAGTGACAATAGAG cTCGATTCACTGTATCGTCGCAGCGAACTTGGACCCTACTATGATCGGGTTGAAATTGATTCTTTTAACCCAGGATCTGTGTTAGTGGATTACATTCTCCATCTTACTGATTTGGCAGAAGCTGTAGATACTTCAGACTTGAAGGATATACTTAATAAAGAAATGGCTGATAACGAAAACTTTTTCCTTGGAAATTATACTCTTGATCCTAAATCAACAGATTTCATTG TTatgcaagaaaaacaacaaataaaggaGAATACTGACAGTGGATACCTCATCCCTCAGTGGTTAATTGCAGTCATTGTCATTGGACTGGCATCTCTTCTATTCATATTGATATTTGGAATCACTGTG TATGTGAATCGTACCTGTACTACTGTGAAACCAGCCAACATCCCCTTAACTGAAGACATCCTCAACGAGTGTGAT CTTGTAAACCGTGCACGTGTGAAGAAGAGGCATGATGTTCCCTTGACTGCTGAAATGCTCAATGAATTGAATAAAGCTCATCATATGGGTGGTGTTGATAACTATGCCATGGATGGTCTTTACGACATGGAAGATATTTGGAATGAAAAGGTTGACAGAAGAGCAATGAAG
- the LOC135201438 gene encoding mucin-2-like isoform X2 encodes MKARGMTTTTRPTMAPFSVGLRCDGASPPSLRLMLVMTMFLAVIFYPQANARSLSTGLLNAFVSATQLEGSPSQAAESQTPATVPPTRFRFEKPKSRTSSRITYIPQDRVERRRKPLLPFPGASFTSATTSQPKITAPAKAEATSNFRFTTPTPTNSKPSIDNTFSDGNYDDYYYYDYYYDDYDNETNGQDKALSNLGPLDPPTHFTRSTEPSTRATEAGTQRPFRFSAGDQTTRRPTLPSRRDRPTPSSGSGSSGRYSLSELIANLKDQVQSDPEPPLTNSLSNTSNNDRDARVFFETTPTKTVNTNKEVTDNDFEVRVTNSTESSVVVASVQTSHSVSVSEGFGPTTKLPPFAAFTTTTPQTTTVESLETTTRRSLSDIHETVDASPALISGTSSPNPPRQHKRLEDLFPNFNDDFTNPEKDEKLGLLVTTTSEVPPKPRVETLFNIEINTKNQTVTATDVKLDSLFDDTASVNIADFLPSGYNETEDIKDETTTTSSTSTSTTTTTTPTTTSLSSSTSTVPKLETENLFESSLSSDISSFVPQDYKPTEESLVEPPEASEDESAATSSSSTTTSTSTTTTTTTTTATTTTTASTTEASASETPKDSVLDSIPLVDVSSFLPPGFKPSEDTEPSEEPTVDTSVSSVEPVGPPVPEKNLPIVKTVDISAFLPPGYKPSPDPPAETTTKKVPVIQTVDLSAFLPPGYNLTEVPSEGTTKETSDVPLVDVSDFLPPGYKPSEEPSVDTTTVKIPVVKTLDVSDFLPPGYNPDKVPDDGEASSSSTTSTTTEATTTTTDSAPKGIVFPRRPGGRPSYLTTPKSSPQTPSGPAPLKPTFKNIWDSVRSTTEFTGWKITTEAAPVRPAPKNGGSGDSTTTSTTTSTTTTTTTTTTTTTASPRSTTPGVCGPKCRLTATLRIIDGTEWRPELANRDTIEWQELANTVTIELDSLYRRSELGPYYDRVEIDSFNPGSVLVDYILHLTDLAEAVDTSDLKDILNKEMADNENFFLGNYTLDPKSTDFIVMQEKQQIKENTDSGYLIPQWLIAVIVIGLASLLFILIFGITVYVNRTCTTVKPANIPLTEDILNECDLVNRARVKKRHDVPLTAEMLNELNKAHHMGGVDNYAMDGLYDMEDIWNEKVDRRAMKPPSSKGRGYNPNYNINIYDSWRTDWSGPYGSSATYAKRRPDTNF; translated from the exons CTAATGCTCGATCACTGAGTACAGGCCTGCTAAATGCTTTTGTGAGTGCCACCCAGTTAGAAGGCTCACCATCCCAAGCTGCTGAATCGCAAACACCAGCAACAGTACCACCTACAAGATTTAGATTTGAAAAACCTAAGAGCCGAACTTCCTCACGCATCACTTATATTCCACAG GATCGAGTGGAGCGTCGTAGAAAGCCACTGTTACCCTTCCCTGGTGCTTCTTTTACCTCTGCAACAACTTCACAACCAAAAATTACTGCTCCTGCAAAAGCAGAAGCCACTTCAAACTTCCGATTCACGACACCAACACCTACAAATTCTAAACCATCAATAGACAATACATTTTCTGATGGTAATTATGATGATTACTATTACTATGATTACTACTATGATGACTACGATAATGAAACAAATGGTCAGGATAAAGCCCTTAGTAATCTTGGACCTTTGGATCCCCCAACTCATTTTACCCGCTCAACAGAACCTAGTACTCGAGCCACTGAGGCTGGCACACAGAGGCCCTTCAGATTTTCTGCAGGGGACCAAACCACCAGACGGCCCACTTTACCAAGTAGGAGAGATCGCCCTACCCCAAGTAGTGGCTCTGGCTCTTCTGGTCGTTACTCATTATCTGAACTTATAGCTAATTTGAAAGATCAAGTTCAGTCAGATCCAGAACCCCCACTTACCAACAGCTTGTCAAATACCAGTAATAATGATCGGGATGCTCGTGTCTTCTTTGAAACTACACCAACTAAGACTGTTAACACCAATAAAGAGGTTACCGATAATGATTTTGAGGTACGTGTCACGAATTCAACAGAAAGTTCTGTAGTAGTTGCCTCTGTTCAAACTTCTCACAGTGTAAGTGTTAGTGAAGGTTTTGGTCCAACAACTAAGCTGCCTCCTTTTGCTGCATTTACAACTACAACACCACAAACTACTACAGTGGAATCCCTAGAAACCACAACCCGACGTTCATTGTCTGATATCCATGAAACTGTGGATGCATCCCCAGCACTAATTAGTGGCACTTCATCACCTAACCCTCCAAGGCAACACAAGCGTTTGGAAGATCTTTTCCCTAACTTTAACGATGACTTCACAAACCCAGAAAAAGATGAGAAACTTGGCTTACTTGTAACAACAACAAGTGAAGTTCCACCAAAGCCTCGTGTAGAAACTCTTTTCAATATTGAAATTAATACGAAAAATCAAACTGTAACAGCTACTGATGTGAAATTagatagcctgtttgatgatacCGCCTCAGTTAATATTGCAGATTTCCTTCCATCTGGCTACAATGAGACAGAAGATATTAAAGATGAAACAACAACTACATCATCTACAAGTACTTCTACAACTACCACTACCACCCCTACCACTACATCATTATCATCTTCAACCTCAACAGTTCCAAAATTAGAAACTGAGAATCTGTTTGAAAGTTCTCTTAGTTCTGATATATCCTCATTCGTTCCTCAAGACTATAAACCAACTGAAGAATCACTTGTGGAGCCTCCTGAAGCTAGTGAGGATGAATCTGCTGCAACATCATCATCGTCAACAACAACAAGTACTTCTACAACTACCACTACCACAACAACTACTGCTACTACCACCACAACTGCCTCTACTACTGAAGCATCTGCATCAGAAACCCCCAAAGATAGCGTACTAGATTCCATACCTCTTGTTGACGTATCATCTTTCTTGCCTCCAGGTTTTAAACCTTCTGAAGACACTGAACCTTCAGAAGAGCCCACAGTGGATACTTCTGTCTCCTCTGTGGAACCGGTTGGTCCTCCAGTTCCAGAGAAGAATCTGCCAATTGTGAAAACAGTTGACATTTCAGCTTTCCTACCACCTGGATATAAACCTTCACCAGATCCTCCTGCAGAGACCACCACTAAGAAGGTTCCTGTCATACAGACTGTAGACCTATCTGCATTCTTGCCCCCTGGGTACAATCTAACTGAAGTACCTTCTGAAGGAACTACAAAAGAGACTTCTGATGTTCCATTAGTTGATGTTTCAGATTTCCTTCCTCCAGGTTATAAGCCATCTGAGGAGCCTTCTGTTGATACAACAACTGTAAAAATCCCTGTTGTTAAAACATTAGATGTGTCAGACTTTCTTCCACCTGGTTATAATCCTGACAAAGTGCCTGATGATGGAGAAGCATCATCGTCATCTACCACATCGACTACAACTGaggcaacaaccacaacaacagacAGTGCACCAAAGGGTATCGTTTTTCCACGAAGACCAGGTGGCCGACCTTCGTATTTAACAACGCCCAAATCTTCTCCACAAACACCTTCTGGACCTGCACCATTAAAACCCACTTTCAAGAACATCTGGGATTC TGTTCGATCAACAACAGAGTTTACAGGCTGGAAAATAACTACAGAAGCTGCACCAGTTAGACCAGCTCCAAAGAATGGAGGAAGTGGGGATTCGACAACTACATCAACAACTACTTctaccaccaccacaaccactacaacaaccaccaCTACAACTGCAAGTCCCAGGTCCACTACACCAG gtgtttgTGGACCCAAGTGTCGCTTAACAGCAACACTTAGAATTATTGATGGCACAGAGTGGCGTCCAGAGTTGGCCAACAGAGATACAATTGAATGGCAGGAGTTAGCTAATACAGTGACAATAGAG cTCGATTCACTGTATCGTCGCAGCGAACTTGGACCCTACTATGATCGGGTTGAAATTGATTCTTTTAACCCAGGATCTGTGTTAGTGGATTACATTCTCCATCTTACTGATTTGGCAGAAGCTGTAGATACTTCAGACTTGAAGGATATACTTAATAAAGAAATGGCTGATAACGAAAACTTTTTCCTTGGAAATTATACTCTTGATCCTAAATCAACAGATTTCATTG TTatgcaagaaaaacaacaaataaaggaGAATACTGACAGTGGATACCTCATCCCTCAGTGGTTAATTGCAGTCATTGTCATTGGACTGGCATCTCTTCTATTCATATTGATATTTGGAATCACTGTG TATGTGAATCGTACCTGTACTACTGTGAAACCAGCCAACATCCCCTTAACTGAAGACATCCTCAACGAGTGTGAT CTTGTAAACCGTGCACGTGTGAAGAAGAGGCATGATGTTCCCTTGACTGCTGAAATGCTCAATGAATTGAATAAAGCTCATCATATGGGTGGTGTTGATAACTATGCCATGGATGGTCTTTACGACATGGAAGATATTTGGAATGAAAAGGTTGACAGAAGAGCAATGAAG